One genomic segment of Osmia bicornis bicornis chromosome 16, iOsmBic2.1, whole genome shotgun sequence includes these proteins:
- the LOC114882163 gene encoding uncharacterized protein LOC114882163, with protein sequence MGQLPLCWVTPSRPFTHTGVDYAGPLTLKTWKGRGAKTPKGWICVFVCFATSAVHLEVVTVYSADAFIAAYRRFAARRGTAASLYSDCGTNFQGADAQLKKQFKDSTRENQDIAALLAKDGTQWHFNPPAAPHMGGKWEAVVKSLKFHLKRTIGDALLTFEESITLLAQIEAILNSRPVEPLSDDPDDISALSPGHFLIGSQINAVPESTLLDVAVNRLSRWQFLQQRLQQFGRLWSTQYLQRLQGNGPWHGVLKLLPGNDGLTRVVELKTATTTLTRPIAKLARLHQPSQDNSDTQTTSSTSR encoded by the exons atgggccaactacctctttGTTGGGTCACTCCATCGCGCCCGTTCACACACACTGGTGTGGACTACGCaggaccgctcacgctgaaGACTTGGAAAGGCAGAGGAGCCAAGACGCCGAAAGGGTGGATTTGTGTATTCGTCTGCTTCGCAACATCAGCTGTACACTTGGAAGTTGTCACCGTCTACTCAGCCGACGCGTTCATCGCAGCCTATCGCAGATTCGCAGCAAGGAGAGGAACTGCAGCCTCTCTCTACTCAGATTGCGGcaccaacttccaaggagcGGACGCGCAGTTAAAAAAGCAGTTCAAGGACAGCACACGCGAAAATCAAGACATCGCAGCTCTACTCGCCAAGGATGGTACGCAGTGGCActtcaaccctcctgccgctCCACACATGGGTGGAAAATGGGAGGCAGTGGTCAAGTCTCTCAAATTCCATCTGAAGAGGACGATTGGAGATGCTTTATTGACGTTCGAGGAATCAATAACATTGCTCGCGCAGATCGAAGCCATCCTCAATTCAAGACCGGTGGAACCACTCAGCGATGATCCAGACGACATATCAGCCCTCTCACCAGGACATTTCCTGATCGGATCGCAGATTAACGCAGTGCCAGAGTCCACGCTTCTAGACGTCGCAGTCAACCGGTTATCAAGATGGCAATTTCTTCAGCAGCGCCTCCAACAATTTGGGAGACTCTGGTCCACGCAGTATCTTCAACGACTCCAA GGAAATGGCCCATGGCACGGGGTTCTCAAACTCCTGCCAGGCAACGACGGATTGACAAGAGTCGTTGAGctcaagacggccaccacgaCGCTGACAAGGCCCATCGCGAAGCTGGCCCGTCTTCATCAGCCCTCTCAGGACAACTCGGACACGCAGACcacatcatcgaccagtcgctga
- the LOC114882162 gene encoding uncharacterized protein LOC114882162 has protein sequence MLAKFPKSTQNDEGGNEKSSVNQLRLRRKRSSLDVHGVGGARTSQTNGVVNITLHSNYRPLSVTVQAHVLTKVTTCLPSEPPSQSTLPSHLEELNLADPQFLVSRPVDIILGADAYGQVIKPNIIRNISTPLIAELSIFDWFVIGLLEGTQTDRPLSELLSRFWTQEEPPQNTAPLLTPDKQECEDHFKTTHSRDSAGRYIVRLPLKLHPRALGNSYQTAHNCLQRTLRRLSKGAQYNQLYTKFMLEYEQLGHMVRLNNDSITSTFQYFLLHHGVMKLGSTITALRVVFNGSNLTSSGYSLNDLLHTGPNLMLNITDLLIWIRRYKHLFASEVTKMYRQIKVHPDDWSLQQILWLDDTQKETQYQLTTVTYGTKAAPGGNALRRPAQHVAEVLWDSPSSNYTEGPTH, from the exons atgttggcgaaattccccaagtCTACGCAGAACGACGAAGGTGGCAACGAAA AGTCTTCAGTAAATCAGCTTAGACTCAGACGAAAACGCTCCTCATTGGATGTCCACGgagttggtggagcaaggacctCGCAGACTAATGGAGTGGTCAATATTACCCTCCATTCCAACTACAGACCACTTTCAGTCACCGTTCAAGCACACGTGCTCACAAAGGTGACTACTTGCTTGCCATCGGAACCACCATCTCAGTCAACGCTACCATCGCATTTGGAGGAATTGAATCTCGCAGATCCTCAATTTCTCGTATCCAGACCGGTGGACATCATTCTCGGAGCCGACGCATacgggcaagtcatcaagCCAAACATTATTCGCAACATTTCAACACCGTTGATCGCTGAACTTTCGATCTTCGATTGGTTCGTAATCGGGCTCCTCGAGGGCACTCAGACTGATCGCCCGTTGAGTGAGTTACTCAGCCGCttctggacgcaggaagagccaCCGCAGAACACGGCACCCTTGCTCACCCCAGACAagcaagagtgcgaagatcatttCAAGACCACGCATTCAAGAGACTCCGCAGGAAGAtacatcgtgcgattgccgctcAAACTTCATCCTCGAGCACTTGGCAATTCGTATCAGACCGCGCACAATTGCCTTCAACGGACTCTCAGACGACTCAGTAAGGGCGCCCAGTACAATcagctgtacaccaagttcatgctcGAGTATGAGCAACTTGGTCATatggtaagactgaacaaCGACTCAATAACTAGTAcgtttcagtactttcttcTGCATCATGGCGTTATGAAGTTGGGCAGCACGATCACCGCATTGCGTGTGGTGTTCAACGGCTCCAATCTAACTTCTTCAGGATACTCGCTGAACGATCTTCTACACACTGGTCCAAATCTGATGCTGAACATCACAGATCTGCTCATTTGGATACGCAGATacaaacatctgtttgcaTCTGAAGTCACGAAGATGTACCGACAAATCAAGGTGCATCCAGATGACTGGAGCTTGCAGCAGATACTCTGGCTTGATGACACGCAGAAGGAAACgcagtaccagctgaccacggtcacTTACGGGACGAAAGCTGCACC